In Grus americana isolate bGruAme1 chromosome 4, bGruAme1.mat, whole genome shotgun sequence, one genomic interval encodes:
- the LOC129206461 gene encoding uncharacterized protein LOC129206461 codes for MDRYRYFIFNQRNMVVLGLFQIAFSTVCVVSGFIDGIFRTESQLGKTRAPVWAGMVMGLPGVLALFSSQRKNPVLVNVLIAASITSCVAILIVIVYSSLTLSYGEEEDLSSALVHVIHTKFILNKVVKGANVAMLAASIGSAFVVLAMAYLGCRSLPRCSCYDSVTGMEWLQPSEDQNQAVEMVCAVQSPGGRIFNFPDHFPAQDLDAEEDASKPPPYIRMA; via the exons ATGGATCGCTATCGATATTTTATCTTTAATCAGAGGAACATGGTCGTGCTGGGTCTGTTCCAGATAGCCTTCAGCACGGTGTGCGTCGTCAGTGGGTTCATAGATGGCATTTTCAGAACAGAGTCTCAGCTGGGCAAAACCAGAGCTCCAGTGTGGGCTGGGATG GTGATGGGACTCCCAGGCGTCctggctttgttttcctctcagaGGAAGAATCCAGTTCTC GTGAATGTGCTGATAGCTGCTTCCATAACGTCTTGCGTTGCCATCCTCATCGTAATAGTTTATAGCTCCCTCACACTGAGCTATGGTGAAGAGGAGGACCTGAGTTCTGCCCTAGTCCATGTTATCCATACA AAGTTCATACTTAATAAAGTAGTCAAGGGCGCTAACGTAGCCATGCTAGCTGCATCTATCGGCAGCGCTTTTGTTGTGCTGGCGATGGCTTATTTGGGATGTCGGAGTCTTCCACGCTGCTCGTGCTACGATAGCGTAACTGGGATG GAATGGTTGCAACCTAGTGAGGACCAAAATCAGGCTGTGGAAATGGTTTGCGCTGTGCAAA GCCCCGGGGGCAGAATTTTTAACTTCCCAGATCACTTTCCAGCCCAGGACTTAGATGCAGAGGAAGACGCATCCAAACCTCCACCATATATCAGAATGGCTTGA